The window GGCTCGTTACCGTCTCTCGTTTGTCGAAGCGCATCATCCCCACCGCGTCATTGCCGGACTTGATCCGGCAATCCAGCTTTGTCACGGCAAGTTCAGCTCCAAGATGGATCACCGGGTCAAGCCCGGTGATGACGCAGGGAGTGGAGAGGTGCTTTGCCCAACAAAGCAGGAGCGGCCTCACACCCCGCCCAACTTGCACACATGCTTCCACTGCTCAGCCGTCACGCTCTGCACCGACAGCCGCGAATATTTCACCAGATCCATCTCGGCCAGCGTCTTGTCCGCCTTGATGGCCGCCAGCGTCACCGGGGTCTTCAGCGGCTTGTTGGCCTTGATGTCGACGCAGACGAACTTGCCGGTCTTGTCGCTGGGGTCGGGATAGGCTTCGCGGATGATCTCGGCGATGCCGACGATCTCCTTGCCCTCGTTGGAGTGATAATAGAAGGCGAGCTCGCCCTTTTTCATCTTCTCCAGGTTCTGCTTTGCGGTGTGGTTGCGCACGCCGGTCCAGGCTTCGCCCTTGGCACCTTTCGCGACCTGCTGGTCCCACGACCAGGTCGACGGTTCCGATTTCACCAGCCAGTAAGCCATTGTTGCTCTCCTATCCCTCGGCCTTGAACGGGCGCGCCAGCAATCCGGTGATTGCGGTGTCGATGTCGGTTCGCCCGTCGAGAATTGATGCCACGGCCTCCGAGATCGGCATGTCGATCCCTTTGGTCCGTGCGATGTCCAGCAGCACGGACGCGGTGAACGCGCCCTCGGCGAGTTTGCCGCCTGCCGCCTGCGCCGCGCTCTGTCCCTGGCCCAGCGCGATGCCGAATGAAAAATTGCGTGACTGCGGGCTCGAACACGACAGCACGAGATCGCCCAGGCCGGACAAACCGGCCAGCGTTTCCGGTTGGGCGCCGCAGGCGCGGCCGAAGCGTGTCAGCTCCGCAAAGCCGCGGGTGGTCAGTGCAGCAAGTGCTGAGGCGCCGAGTTTGCGGCCGACCACGATGCCGGCGGCGATCGCCAGCACGTTCTTGGCCGCGCCGCCGATCTCGACTCCGCGCACGTCGGTGGTGTGATAAGGACGAAACGTCGGCGATCCCAGCGCCTGGCACAGCGCCGCGGCGATCGGCTCATCGGGCGCGGCCAGCGTCACCGCCGTCGGCAGGCCACGCGCCACATCGTCGGCGAAACTCGGCCCCGACAGAATCGCCGGCACCGCCCGTGGTGCGAGTTCGGCGATGATCTCGGTCATGAACAGCCCTGTTGTCCGCTCGATGCCCTTGGCGCAAGCCATCACCACGCATCCCTGGGGAATCGCCGCCGCGAACGGCTTCAATGTCGCGCGCAAGGCCTGTGCCGGCACCACCAGCAGGATGACCTGCGCGCGCGCCGCGTCAGCCGCATTGCCGGTCATCACGACCTTGGATTCGAGTTTGATCCCGGGCAGGCGCGGCGATGTCCGATGCATCGCGATGTTCATGGCGGTCGCGTCGTCGCGGGCAACCAGGGTCACGTCGCGTCCGGCGCGCGCGGCCGCATTGGCCAGCGCAGTGCCCCATGCGCCGGCGCCGACGACTGCCACGGAGTTCAAAGCGGACATGTTTCAATCGACTCGTGTTGAGACGTTGCGATCAAGTGTAGCCCGGATGAGCGAAGCGATATCCGGGGCGAGCGTACCGACATACACTCCCGGATATCGCTTCGCTCATCCGGGCTACGAATCCACATCCGGCTCGATAATCGCGACATGATCAGTGCTGCGCGCGGGTGTTGGCGAACTGGGCCGGGGTCGGCGCGTTCTCGTCCAGCCGCCAGCGCGCGCGGGGCGCGGCGTCCATCGTATCCGTCATGCCGAGGGCGAGACGCTCGAGGCCGGCCCAGGCGATCATGGCGCCATTGTCGGTGCACAGTGCCGGCGGCGGGATCATCAGCGGTGTCCCGGCTTTCTCCGCGACCGCCTGCAGCGCCCCACGAATCGCCTGGTTGGCGGCGACGCCGCCGGCCGCGACCAGTGCGCGCGGCGGGCCGAACTGCTCGCGGAACAGCGACAGCCCGACACTCAGCCGGTCGGCGGTCGAGTCCAGCACCGCGGCCTGGAAACCCGCACAGAGATCGGCGATGTCCTGCGGCTCCAGCGGTCCGGTCCGCTCGGCTTCGTTGCGCACCGCCGTCTTCAAACCGGAGAGCGAGAAATTGGCGTCGGAACGCCCGAGCATCGGGCGTGGAAACGCGAACCGGTCGGGATCGCCGCTGGCCGCGGCCAACTCCACCTGCGGGCCGCCGGGATAAGGCAGCCCCAGCATCTTCGCGACCTTGTCGAAGGCTTCGCCGATCGCATCGTCGACCGTGGTGCCGAGCCGCACATACTGGCCGACACCGAGCACGGCCACGATCTGGGTATGCCCCCCGGACGCCAGGAACAGGCAATAGGGAAACGTCAGCGGCGTGACCAGCCGCGGCGTCAGCGCATGGGCTTCGAGATGGTTGACCGCCAGCAGCGGGGTGTTGTGCACCAGTGCAATCGCCTTGGCGGTGGTCAGCCCGACAATGACACCGCCGATCAGTCCCGGGCCCGCGGCGGCGGCGATGCCGTCCAGCCGTGAATAGGACACGCCGGCCTCCCGCATGGCGGTGGCGACGATGCCATCAAGCAGATCGACATGGGCGCGGGCGGCGATTTCGGGAACCACCCCGCCATACGGCGCGTGATCCTCGATCTGGGATTTCACGATATTGGACAAAATGCGGCCAGTGCCGTCGGCCTGGCGCTCGACCACCGCAGCTGCGGTCTCATCACAGGTGGTCTCGATGCCCAGGACCAGTGTGGAGACCAAAGTTGGCGCGTCCGTGAACAATTTCAGCCCTTTTCAGCCTGCCTCGGCTCTTGCGTTTACCGCCGAACCGGAGTTTCCCTTGCCGGCCCGACCCCGGCGTAGCATTACCGCGGATCGAGCAAAAGTGGGGTTTGCAAACCGGGATTTGCAGATTTGGGTTTTCAAGGAGTTTGACGTGCAGTCGCCCGTGCCGAACATCGTTGCGACCATCGGAACGCGGGGCAGCCCGCTGGCGTTGGCGCAGGCCCATGAGGTGCGTGCCCGCCTCGCGCGTGCGCATGCCATCGATCCGGAGCGGATTGCTGTTCGTACCATCCGCACCTCCGGGGACATCATCCAGGATCGCGCGTTGCTGGACGTCGGCGGCAAGGGGCTGTTCACCAAGGAGATCGAGGAGGCGCTGCTCGCCGGCGACATCGATCTGGCGGTGCATTCGTCCAAGGACGTGCCGACCTTCCTGCCGGATGCCACCTGGCTGTCCGCTTTCCTGCCGCGCGAGGATGCCCGCGACGTCTTCATCAGCCACAAGGCCACGTCGCTCGAAACGCTGCCCGCGGGCGCGGTGGTTGGCACCGCGTCGCTGCGCCGCCAGGCCATGGTGTTGCGGCTGCGGCCCGATCTGAAGGTCAATGTCATCCGCGGCAATGTCGAGACCCGGCTGCGCAAGCTCGCAGCGGGCGAGGCCGATGCGACATTGCTGGCGCTCGCTGGCCTGAAGCGGCTGAAGATGGAAGACAAGGCCACGCGCATTTTCGAGATCGACGAATTTCTGCCGGCGGTCGGCCAGGGCGCCATCGCCATCGAATCGCGCCGCAATGATGATCGCATCAATGCCTTTGTCACGCGCATCACCGATCCCGACACCGAGGTGGCGCTGACCACCGAGCGCAGTTTCCTGGCGCTGCTCGACGGCTCCTGCCGCACGCCGATCGGCGGCCACTGCCGGGTCAGCGGCGAGACCATTCATTTTCGCGGCCTGATCATTTCGCCCGATGGCAAGGAATGGTTCGAGACCACGCGCGAAGGCGCGCGCGGTGATGCGGCCAAACTCGGAACTGACGCCGCGCGGGAACTGCGTGAGCGGGCCGGGGAAAAATTCTTCACGCTGTTCGGCGGAGCCTGACCCCATGGCGGTGCTGGTCACCCGGCCGCATCCCGACAATGTGGCGACAGCAGAGGCCCTGCGCGGCAAGGGTTTCGACGTATTACTGGCGCCGATGCTGCGATTCGAGCCGGTCGCGTTCGAGGATGACGGCGCGCTATCGTATGACGGCGTGATCGTCACCAGCGCCAATGCGCTGCGCGCGATCGATGCGTATCCCGGCAAATCGAGTTGGCTGAGCCTGCCGCTGTTCGCCGTCGGCGCGCACACTGCGGATGCGGCGCGTGCGACAGGGTTTCAGGACATCATCGCCGGCAACAGCGGCGCAGCGGGGCTGCCCGATCTGATCGCGGCGCATTTCGACGACCAGAAAAAATCCGGTAACAAGTCTCGCAAGAAATCAGGCAAGACATCAGAGAAGGCATCGGACACGTCGACGCCTGAGGTGCTGCGCACACTGCTGTATCTCGCGGGCGCCGATCGGGCACATGATCTCACCGACGAGATGGACGAGCGCGGCTTTCATCTCGTTTGCCACACAACCTATGCGATGGTCCCGATCGCACGGCTACCCGCAGCCGTCTGCGACGCGTTCGCGGCCGATGATGTCGAGGCCATTCTGCATTATTCACGACGCAGCGCGCGGGCTTTCGTGACAGCCGCGCGCGCCGACGGCGTCGAAATCTCCGCTTTGGCGCTGCCGCAATGCTGTTTGTCCGAATCGGTCGCAGCCGTCATGCGCGACGCCGGCGCGTCCCGCGTTGTTGTGGCGCGCAACCCGGATGAAAAATCCATGCTGGATGCAGTGGAGCGCGCGCTGCGGCCGCAGCAGCGCTGAAGTGATTCGCGACGTATCATCCCCACTCCGTCATTGCCGGGCTTGACCTCAGCGACTTGGCTGCGCCAAGTCGGTCACAATCCAGCTTTCTTCAACAAAGTCACATTCGGGATTGAGGTTTAAGCTGGATCACCGGGTCAAGCCCGGTGATGACGCTGAATATGGGGCGCTGCTTTCCCTTGTTCTTAGAGTCAGACTTTGAGAAGCCCGCGCAACAGCATTAACCCCTGTGGCAGCCTCGCAGGTTTGATTGGACTTGAACGCCTGGGCCGGACTTCAGATGTGTCCACCCCTGATTGAACTTAGTCCGGTCGCAAAACCGGCATCCACTTTTGCCAAATAAGCGCTACAGTGAACCTTGCGTAACAGGAGCGAGCTTGATGGTCGACGACAAACCCGAAGGGACCGGTCCTGCATCGGACGGTGGATCGGCGGACACAGGCCGCAGGGGGCGCACCCCACCGACCATTGATCTGGAAGCCGCTCGGGTCGAGACATCAGATCAGGTTCACGTCGATCATACTGATACCGCTCATGCTGGTTCGGCGGACGCCGAATCGGTCTCCGACGCGGATGCTGCTGCAGCCCAGCCGTCTTCGGACAAGCCGTCTGCAGACAAACCTGCCGAGCCGCGACCGCGCAGAAGCGCCGGCGTGCTGGTGTCCGCACTGACGGGTGCCATCGCGGCGCTGCTGATCGGATTCGGCGCCTGGTTCGCCGGCCTGCTCGGCGGCTCGAATGGGCAGCAGGCGTCGATGGTTGCAACGCTGGAGACCATGGCGGCGCGCGTCGCACGCCTCGAGGCGACACCTGCACCGCCGCCGACGCTGAAGGCGGATCCGGCGCTCTCCGCGCGCCTCGATGCGATGGACAAGTCGCTGGCGATGCTGCGGTCGCATTACGATCGCCTGAACAAGACGATCGAAGACATCAAGGCGGCGCCGCGCGGCACGGCTGTGACGGTCGGGACGCCACCGGATCTCTCCGAGGTTGAAAGCCGGCTTGCGCAGCTTGATGCGAAGACGCAGGCGCTGTCGGCCGAAAGCGCTCAAGTCAAGGAGAGTGTCAAAGAAAGCGTCAAGGAAGCGCAGGCCGGGACCGAGGCCAAGCTCGATGCCAAAGTTGATGCAAAGATCGCCGGCATCAAGGCTGAGACCAAGCCCGCGCCGCCGGCCGATGACAGCAAGCTGCGCCGTGTCATCGCGGCGAATTCGCTGGATCTCGCGGTTCGTCAGGGTGATCCGTTCGCAACGGCGCTGAGCGCGGCAAAACAACTGGCTGATGATGCCGCCGCACTGAAGCCGCTCGAAGGCTTTGCCGCCAGCGGTGTGCCTGGTGCGGCCGCGTTGAGCCGCGAGCTGCTGACGCTGCTGCCGCAACTCGAACCGAAGCCTGACGGCGCACCGGCCGGTGCCGGCTTGCTCGACCGCCTGCAGGCGAGCGCCGCGCGCCTGGTCAAGGTCCGGCGCACCGATGCGGCGCCGGGCAGCGACAGCGACGCGATCCTGTCGCGGGTCGCGGCGGCGGCACGACGCAACGATCTGACTGATGC is drawn from Bradyrhizobium prioriisuperbiae and contains these coding sequences:
- the tsaD gene encoding tRNA (adenosine(37)-N6)-threonylcarbamoyltransferase complex transferase subunit TsaD, whose translation is MVSTLVLGIETTCDETAAAVVERQADGTGRILSNIVKSQIEDHAPYGGVVPEIAARAHVDLLDGIVATAMREAGVSYSRLDGIAAAAGPGLIGGVIVGLTTAKAIALVHNTPLLAVNHLEAHALTPRLVTPLTFPYCLFLASGGHTQIVAVLGVGQYVRLGTTVDDAIGEAFDKVAKMLGLPYPGGPQVELAAASGDPDRFAFPRPMLGRSDANFSLSGLKTAVRNEAERTGPLEPQDIADLCAGFQAAVLDSTADRLSVGLSLFREQFGPPRALVAAGGVAANQAIRGALQAVAEKAGTPLMIPPPALCTDNGAMIAWAGLERLALGMTDTMDAAPRARWRLDENAPTPAQFANTRAQH
- a CDS encoding EVE domain-containing protein; this translates as MAYWLVKSEPSTWSWDQQVAKGAKGEAWTGVRNHTAKQNLEKMKKGELAFYYHSNEGKEIVGIAEIIREAYPDPSDKTGKFVCVDIKANKPLKTPVTLAAIKADKTLAEMDLVKYSRLSVQSVTAEQWKHVCKLGGV
- a CDS encoding uroporphyrinogen-III synthase, coding for MAVLVTRPHPDNVATAEALRGKGFDVLLAPMLRFEPVAFEDDGALSYDGVIVTSANALRAIDAYPGKSSWLSLPLFAVGAHTADAARATGFQDIIAGNSGAAGLPDLIAAHFDDQKKSGNKSRKKSGKTSEKASDTSTPEVLRTLLYLAGADRAHDLTDEMDERGFHLVCHTTYAMVPIARLPAAVCDAFAADDVEAILHYSRRSARAFVTAARADGVEISALALPQCCLSESVAAVMRDAGASRVVVARNPDEKSMLDAVERALRPQQR
- a CDS encoding NAD(P)H-dependent glycerol-3-phosphate dehydrogenase, coding for MSALNSVAVVGAGAWGTALANAAARAGRDVTLVARDDATAMNIAMHRTSPRLPGIKLESKVVMTGNAADAARAQVILLVVPAQALRATLKPFAAAIPQGCVVMACAKGIERTTGLFMTEIIAELAPRAVPAILSGPSFADDVARGLPTAVTLAAPDEPIAAALCQALGSPTFRPYHTTDVRGVEIGGAAKNVLAIAAGIVVGRKLGASALAALTTRGFAELTRFGRACGAQPETLAGLSGLGDLVLSCSSPQSRNFSFGIALGQGQSAAQAAGGKLAEGAFTASVLLDIARTKGIDMPISEAVASILDGRTDIDTAITGLLARPFKAEG
- the hemC gene encoding hydroxymethylbilane synthase, coding for MQSPVPNIVATIGTRGSPLALAQAHEVRARLARAHAIDPERIAVRTIRTSGDIIQDRALLDVGGKGLFTKEIEEALLAGDIDLAVHSSKDVPTFLPDATWLSAFLPREDARDVFISHKATSLETLPAGAVVGTASLRRQAMVLRLRPDLKVNVIRGNVETRLRKLAAGEADATLLALAGLKRLKMEDKATRIFEIDEFLPAVGQGAIAIESRRNDDRINAFVTRITDPDTEVALTTERSFLALLDGSCRTPIGGHCRVSGETIHFRGLIISPDGKEWFETTREGARGDAAKLGTDAARELRERAGEKFFTLFGGA